Within the Ensifer canadensis genome, the region CATATCGTCGGCGAATATTTCATGCCGATCCGCTTCCAGCTGATGGTGCTGCCGGGCGTGACGCGCGACGAAATCCGCACCGTTCACAGCCACATCCATGCGCTCGGTCAGTGCCGCAAGATCGTGCGCGCCAATGGCTGGAAGCCGGTGGTTGCCGGCGATACCGCAGGAGCCGCCAAGCTGGTGTCGGAGCAGGGTGATCGCTCGATGGCGGCGCTCGCGCCGCGGCTTGCCGCCGACCTCTACGGCCTCGAGATCGTTGCCGAAAATGTCGAGGACACCGAAAGCAACGTGACTCGCTTCGTCGTGCTGTCGCGTGACGAGCAGATGCTCTCCCGCAGCGCCGATGACGAACTGATCATCACCACCTTTGTGTTCAACGTGCGCAACATTCCGGCCGCGCTCTACAAGGCGATGGGCGGCTTTGCCACCAACGGCATCAACATGACGAAGCTCGAGAGCTACCAGCTCGGCGGCAAGTTCGTGGCCACGCAGTTCTACGCCGACATCGAAGGTCATCCGGACGACACGTCGGTGCGCCATGCGATGGAGGAGCTGCGCTTCTTCTCGGAGAAGGTCCGCATTCTCGGCACCTACAAGGCGCATCCGATGCGTGGTGTGCTTTAAGCATCTCAGAGACAGAGCGTTTCTACGACCCGTCTAAACCGGAGACGCTCTGGCGGCTCCGGCCGCACTGCAGATCAGGCTTACCAATGCGTTAACTCGCTACGCGTCTGGTGCATGCCTAATCTGCAATCGCGGCGGTACCTAAACAATGTGCAAATGCCTATTTGACACTCGTTCACATATGGAGTGTTAAAAATGAAGATCCGTCAGAAGATCGTTGAATATGCAAAAATGCGCCGTGCGATCCGCGAGCTGAATTCGCTGGATGACCACGCCCTGAGCGATATCGGTATTTCCCGTTCGCAGATCCAGGCCGCCGTTTACGGCCGCTAATCAGCACAATTCGCCGTATCCCGCCACCCAAGCTGGCGGGATACGCGCAATGCACTACAGCGCCGCGCGTCAAACTGGCGCTACTCGTCAAAAAGGCACACGCGCAGGCGGTGTCCATCCGGGTCAAGCGCCACGAAGGTCGGTCCGAAATCCATCTTCGTCAGTTCCTGCGCAATCGGCAGGCCAGCGTCCTTCCATTTTTCATAGTGCGCGCGAACCGCCTCCTCATTTTCCACCATGAATGCCAATTCCGAGCGGCTGCCGGTCTTCGACGGCGGTGGTGGCGCCACCTTATCCTGTGCCCAAAGCCCGAGCACGAAGCCGCCCTGCAGCTCGAAGGACGAAAAGGTCGGGAAGGAGACGAGCGGCTCCTTGCCGAGCAGCTTGCGATAGAATTCGACGCTTGCGAGCGGATCTTCGACATAGAGAATAGTGAGATTTGCCTTGGCCATAATCCGTCTCCTTGTTTGGGAGTTGCAGATTAGCGCGCACCACTGCCAATTTCTGTCAGCATCGATTTCCGGTTTTTATGCCTTATGCCGAACCGACCCGCCTGCCTTCAGGCGCAGCAATATTCTGCGTCGTGCGCCATTCCCGAAGCAACACCTGCCGCCGGCGCGCATAGCGGCTCTCGCTCATGTCAGCCTGCCTGATGCGGTCGGTCCGGAAATGCCTGAAGCCCTGGCGCAGCTCGCACCAGGCAACCAGAACTCGAACATTCTCGAAGAAGCCGAGGGCAAACGGCCAGACCGTGCGGCGGGTCTCGCTGCCGTCGTTGTCGATATAGACGAGGTCGAGCTTGCGCTCGTGGCGTATCGCCTTGCGCAACAATGCAATGTCGATGCCGTCGGCCACCGGCGGGCTTGGCCCGACGAGCAGTGTCGAGGCGTCGAGCTCGTCGCGCAGATCCGCCGGCAGCACCGCGGCGATCTTGGCGAGCGCATCGGCGGCGGCCGCCGCCAGATGGGTGTCGGCGCGTTTTGCCACCCAGCGTGAGCCGAGCACCAGCGCCTCGATCTCCTCCTGCGAGAACATCATTGGCGGCAGCATGAAGCCGGGTTTCAGGATGTAGCCGAGCCCCGGCTCGCCTTCGATATGGGCGCCCTGCGCCTGCAGGCTGGCGATATCGCGGTAGAGCGTTCTGAGGCTGACGCCGGTCTCCTCCGCCAGACGCCGTCCGCTGACGGGCTGGCGGTAGCGTCTGAGAACCTGCAGCAGGTCGAGAAGCCGTTCGGAGCGGGACACCTTAAGTCTCCTCGTATCGGCAGGTCTGTGCTCAGCCGTGCTCGTCCCAGGCCAGCCAGTCGCGCATCAGCCGGTGGGCAATGGCGCCCTTCGGCGGCGGAATATGCTCGTCGCCGGTATCGGCCACGCCGGTCGTGCGTTCCAGCATTGCTGCCGTTTCGGCGCGGGTGAACCAGCGGACATCCTCGAGCTCCTGTTCGTCGCGCTTGATCGCCGTCGATTTCGCCTCGGCATAGCAGCCGATCATCAGCGAGTGCGGCAGCGGCCACGGCTGCGAGGCGTGGTAGCGCACGCGGCCGATGTGGATGCCGGATTCCTCGTGGGTTTCGCGGCGCACGGCGTTTTCGATGGTTTCGCCCGGCTCGACGAAGCCGGCGAGGCACGAATACATTCCGGCCGTGAAATGCGGGCTGCGGCCGAGCAGGCAGAGATCACGCTCCAGATCGATGGTCAGCATGATGACGACGGGATCGGTGCGCGGGAAAACCATATGGCCGCAGGCTGTGCAGACGCGGCGATAGCCACCGGCCTTGCCTTCCATCGGCCCGGCGCAACGGCCGCAGAAGCGGTTGTTGGCGTTCCATGTGATGAGGCTCGAGCCTTGGGCGAACTGGCCGAGAAGTTCTTCCGGCAGCATCTGCTGGCGGTAGAGCGTGCGTCCGTCGGCGATCTTGAACGGCTCGGCCATGTTGTCTTCGGTAAGGCCGGTCGGCACGGCGAGCCGCGGCTCGCCGTTCGGCAGGTAGCCGAGCAGGATGGTGTCGTCGAGCACCGGCTCAAGCCCGTCGAGCTCATAGGGTGCAAACAGCGGGTCGATGATCTTCTCGTCGTGTTTGACGATCAGCTTCGGTCCGGAAAAGGCGAGGAAATGGGCGCCCGGATGTTTGAGCGCGACTTCGATGCAGTCGTCGGCCCGGTGCTCGGACTGGCGATCCAGGTGGTTCTCGGAAAAGGCGACGAGAGTGCTCGGCTCCGGATGAGGGCTTCGAAGGTCAAAGATCGATTTCGTCATGTTCAGAGATTTTCCAGAATGCGGGCTGCAAATGCCTGATGGTCTTGCTCGCCCCAAGGCTCCGACTTGCCGAAGCCCCAGACGGGTCCGGGCCAGTTCGGGTCGCCGTCACTGCGGGCGATGATATGCACATGGAGCTGCCGGACGATGTTGCCGAGCGCGCCGATATTGATCTTCTCGGCACCGGTGACCTTTTTCAAGGCGGTCGCCACCATATTGGTTTCGAAAGTCAGCATCGTCTGGTCGAGCGGCGTGAGATCGAAGATCTCGGAAATGTCCCCGCGTTGGGGAATGAGGACCAGCCAGGGCCAGCGGCGATCGTTCATCAGGCGCATCTGGCAGAGGCCGATCGAGGCGATCGGGATGCCGTCGCGTTCAAGCCGCTCGTCAAGGGTGAATGTCGTCAAGAAGGTCTCCTTGTGCCGGGAGCGGATTCGCCTTGTTTTGCATATCGATATCAGTTTTTTGATGGCTTGGCTTGCATTTGGTTGCGATATTGCCGATATGGGAGCCGGGAGGTTGGTGGTGGACGAGCCACTCGCCAACCGGGTCAGGTCCGGAAGGAAGCAGCCCTAACGAGCCCGGCACGGGTCATCGTGCCAGCCTCCCACCTGCCTGATTGCTGAGATCGAGATAGCTCTCAGCAATCAGGCAGCATCACAGAATGTTGCGGCGTCCAGACGCATCCCATGCGACGCGCGGTGCCGTAAATCCGTCCTGTCGGGACACGAGTTCAAGCAGCGGCAGGGTCGATGAGCGACGAAACGTCCATTTCATCCGAACAGAAACCAGCCGCCTACCGCGTTCTGGCGCGCAAGTATCGCCCCAAGGATTTCTCCGACCTGATGGTCGGCCAGGAGCCGATGGTGCGCACGCTGACCAACGCGTTCGAAACCGGCCGCATCGCTCAAGCCTATATGCTGACCGGCGTGCGCGGGGTCGGCAAGACCACCACCGCCCGCATTCTCGCCCGTGCGCTGAACTACAAGACACCCGAAATCGATCGGCCGACGATCGACCTGCGTGCTCTCGGCGAGCATTGCCAGGCGATCATGGACGGCCGCCATGTCGATGTCATCGAGATGGACGCCGCTTCCCATACCGGCATCGACGATATCAGAGAGATCATCGAGCAGGTGCGCTACCGCCCGGTTTCGGCGCGCTACAAAGTCTACATCATCGACGAAGTGCACATGCTGTCGACGCAGGCCTTCAACGGTCTGTTGAAGACGCTGGAAGAGCCGCCGGAACATGTGAAGTTCATCTTCGCCACCACCGAAATCCGCAAGGTTCCGATCACGGTGCTGTCGCGCTGTCAGCGGTTCGATCTTCGGCGCATCAGCGGCTCCGACCTCGTCGGCCTGTTTTCGACCATTCTCGGCAAGGAAGGCGTTTCCTTCGATCCCGAAGCGCTGGCGATGGTCGCGCGTGCGGCCGAAGGCTCTGCCCGTGACGGCCTGTCGCTGCTCGATCAGGCGATCGCCCATGGCGGCGGTTCCGTCGAGGTCGAGACGGTGCGTTCGATGCTCGGACTTGCCGATCGCGCCCGCATCGTCGATCTGTTCGAACATATCGTCAGGGGCGACGTTGCCGCAGCCCTCGCAGAATTTTCGGCACAATACGAGGCCGGCGCCAACCCGACGGTGGTTCTGACCGACCTTGCCGATTTCACCCATCTCGTCACCCGGCTGAAATACGTGCCGGATGCGGCCAGCGATCAGTCCCTGAGCGAGATCGAGCGGACGCGCGGAGCGGAGTTTGCCGGCAATGTCGCCGTCAGCACGCTGTCGCGCATCTGGCAGATGCTGCTGAAGGGCATTCCTGAAGCCGAAAGTTCGTCGCGCCCGGCCGGTGCTGCCGAAATGGTGCTGATCCGGCTTGCCCATGCGGCCCATCTTCCGTCGCCCGAAGACGCGGCGAGACGCGTGCTCGAACTGTCCGGCAGCGACAATGGCAGCGTCCGTCCGGCGCCCGGTGGTGGAAGTGGCGGCGGCATGCTGGCGTCAGTCGGCGCGCCCGTGCAGGCGCAGGCGGCCCAGTCGACATCGATGGGACGGCCGACCGGCAACGGCGCGACGATGTTGCGCGCGGTTCCCGATGTCAGCCCGCAGCCGATCAGCGTCGGACACACCGAGGAGCGGCCGGCAGCCGCGCCTTCAGCAAAGGCTCAGCCGTCGGTGCCGGTCAATTCGGTCAGCGACATCGCCGACCTCTGCGCCAAGAATAAAGACATCAAGCTGAAGACGCTGGTGCGCGGCTTCGTGCGGCTGGTGCGCATCGAGCCCGGCCGGCTTGACGTCAACGTCCCGGATGATGCGCCGAAGACGCTGCTCGGCGAACTCGCCGTCAAGCTCAAGGAATGGACCGGCATTCACTGGATCGTCAGCTACAGCCGTGACCCCGGCGAGCCGACCATGATCGAAGCCGAACAGCAGGCCCAGGAAAAGCGTGTCAGCGATGCGCGCCAGGATCCGGATGTGGCTGCCATCCTCGCCCGTTTCCCGGGCGCCAAGATCACCGACGTGCGCATTCGCGCCGTCGAGGAGGAAGAGGCCGAGAGCGTAGCTCCGGCCACAGCCGAATCTGCCGATGGCGATATCGTCCCCGGCGACGATATCGAATAGTCGGTCGGAACGAACGACCGGAAATTTCTAGAGAACAGGAGACGACGATGCGCGACATCATGGGGATGATGGGCAAGGTCAAGGAAATGCAGGCCAAGATGGAGAAGATGCAGGCGGAAATCGCTGCGCTCGAAGTCGATGGTGTCTCCGGTGGCGGCCTCGTCACCGTCCGCCTCGATGGCAAGGGCACTCTGAAGAGCCTGAAGATCGACCCGTCGCTGTTCAAGGAAGACGATGTCGAGATCCTCGAAGACCTGATCGTCGCCGCCCACAAGGACGCCAAGGACAAGGCCGAGGCCGTCCAGGCCGAAAAGACCCGCGAACTCACAGCCGGCCTGCCGATCCCGCCCGGTATGAAGCTGCCGTTCTGATCGGCCGTTCTTCGCTGCTAGACCATTTCCAGGAAAAGTGCGAAGCGGTTTTCCGTCAGGAAATGCGTAAAAACAAAGAGATAGATCATTTGTGCGGTTCCGTCCAAATCGGAAACGACTCTATGAGTCGGGCGCCGGTGCGGGAACGATCGGTTTCGCCGGAGTGGCGCCGCGCGGATTGGTGTCCATGCTGGCGGTGATGCGCAGATC harbors:
- a CDS encoding prephenate dehydratase; the encoded protein is MTTKTNRISFQGDYGANSDMACRDMFPSMEPLPCQTFEDAFVAVENGEADLAMIPIENTIAGRVADIHHLLPESRLHIVGEYFMPIRFQLMVLPGVTRDEIRTVHSHIHALGQCRKIVRANGWKPVVAGDTAGAAKLVSEQGDRSMAALAPRLAADLYGLEIVAENVEDTESNVTRFVVLSRDEQMLSRSADDELIITTFVFNVRNIPAALYKAMGGFATNGINMTKLESYQLGGKFVATQFYADIEGHPDDTSVRHAMEELRFFSEKVRILGTYKAHPMRGVL
- a CDS encoding DUF1127 domain-containing protein is translated as MKIRQKIVEYAKMRRAIRELNSLDDHALSDIGISRSQIQAAVYGR
- a CDS encoding VOC family protein produces the protein MAKANLTILYVEDPLASVEFYRKLLGKEPLVSFPTFSSFELQGGFVLGLWAQDKVAPPPPSKTGSRSELAFMVENEEAVRAHYEKWKDAGLPIAQELTKMDFGPTFVALDPDGHRLRVCLFDE
- a CDS encoding helix-turn-helix transcriptional regulator is translated as MSRSERLLDLLQVLRRYRQPVSGRRLAEETGVSLRTLYRDIASLQAQGAHIEGEPGLGYILKPGFMLPPMMFSQEEIEALVLGSRWVAKRADTHLAAAAADALAKIAAVLPADLRDELDASTLLVGPSPPVADGIDIALLRKAIRHERKLDLVYIDNDGSETRRTVWPFALGFFENVRVLVAWCELRQGFRHFRTDRIRQADMSESRYARRRQVLLREWRTTQNIAAPEGRRVGSA
- the nudC gene encoding NAD(+) diphosphatase, which gives rise to MTKSIFDLRSPHPEPSTLVAFSENHLDRQSEHRADDCIEVALKHPGAHFLAFSGPKLIVKHDEKIIDPLFAPYELDGLEPVLDDTILLGYLPNGEPRLAVPTGLTEDNMAEPFKIADGRTLYRQQMLPEELLGQFAQGSSLITWNANNRFCGRCAGPMEGKAGGYRRVCTACGHMVFPRTDPVVIMLTIDLERDLCLLGRSPHFTAGMYSCLAGFVEPGETIENAVRRETHEESGIHIGRVRYHASQPWPLPHSLMIGCYAEAKSTAIKRDEQELEDVRWFTRAETAAMLERTTGVADTGDEHIPPPKGAIAHRLMRDWLAWDEHG
- a CDS encoding HIT domain-containing protein is translated as MTTFTLDERLERDGIPIASIGLCQMRLMNDRRWPWLVLIPQRGDISEIFDLTPLDQTMLTFETNMVATALKKVTGAEKINIGALGNIVRQLHVHIIARSDGDPNWPGPVWGFGKSEPWGEQDHQAFAARILENL
- a CDS encoding DNA polymerase III subunit gamma/tau, yielding MSDETSISSEQKPAAYRVLARKYRPKDFSDLMVGQEPMVRTLTNAFETGRIAQAYMLTGVRGVGKTTTARILARALNYKTPEIDRPTIDLRALGEHCQAIMDGRHVDVIEMDAASHTGIDDIREIIEQVRYRPVSARYKVYIIDEVHMLSTQAFNGLLKTLEEPPEHVKFIFATTEIRKVPITVLSRCQRFDLRRISGSDLVGLFSTILGKEGVSFDPEALAMVARAAEGSARDGLSLLDQAIAHGGGSVEVETVRSMLGLADRARIVDLFEHIVRGDVAAALAEFSAQYEAGANPTVVLTDLADFTHLVTRLKYVPDAASDQSLSEIERTRGAEFAGNVAVSTLSRIWQMLLKGIPEAESSSRPAGAAEMVLIRLAHAAHLPSPEDAARRVLELSGSDNGSVRPAPGGGSGGGMLASVGAPVQAQAAQSTSMGRPTGNGATMLRAVPDVSPQPISVGHTEERPAAAPSAKAQPSVPVNSVSDIADLCAKNKDIKLKTLVRGFVRLVRIEPGRLDVNVPDDAPKTLLGELAVKLKEWTGIHWIVSYSRDPGEPTMIEAEQQAQEKRVSDARQDPDVAAILARFPGAKITDVRIRAVEEEEAESVAPATAESADGDIVPGDDIE
- a CDS encoding YbaB/EbfC family nucleoid-associated protein, with the protein product MRDIMGMMGKVKEMQAKMEKMQAEIAALEVDGVSGGGLVTVRLDGKGTLKSLKIDPSLFKEDDVEILEDLIVAAHKDAKDKAEAVQAEKTRELTAGLPIPPGMKLPF